The Pseudomonas kermanshahensis genome includes a window with the following:
- the folK gene encoding 2-amino-4-hydroxy-6-hydroxymethyldihydropteridine diphosphokinase, with protein sequence MTTRAYIGLGSNLDEPAEQLQNAFQALDQATGTRLVATSSLFTSDSLLPGQPRYTNAVAALDTSLEPLALLDALQAIENDQGRVRKERWGPRTLDLDILLFGDHLIDVPRLQVPHYHMHARAFVLYPLAELVPAGFCLPDGRDLAQLISACPFVGLERL encoded by the coding sequence GTGACCACGCGCGCCTACATCGGCCTGGGCAGCAACCTGGACGAGCCTGCAGAACAACTGCAGAACGCTTTCCAGGCGCTCGACCAGGCCACCGGCACCCGCCTAGTGGCCACCTCGAGCCTGTTCACCAGTGACTCGCTGCTGCCTGGCCAGCCGCGCTACACCAATGCTGTGGCTGCGCTCGACACCTCGCTCGAGCCGCTGGCGCTGCTCGATGCCTTGCAGGCCATCGAAAACGACCAGGGCCGTGTGCGCAAAGAGCGTTGGGGCCCGCGCACGCTCGACCTGGATATCCTGCTGTTCGGCGACCACCTGATCGACGTGCCGCGCCTGCAGGTGCCGCACTACCATATGCACGCCCGCGCCTTCGTGCTCTACCCATTGGCCGAACTGGTGCCCGCAGGCTTCTGCCTGCCCGATGGCCGCGACCTCGCCCAACTCATCAGCGCCTGCCCGTTCGTCGGCCTCGAGCGCCTGTAA
- the panB gene encoding 3-methyl-2-oxobutanoate hydroxymethyltransferase encodes MPEVTLTTLHGLKAKGEKITMLTCYDATFAKVASQAGVEVLLVGDSLGMVLQGHDSTLPVTTQEMAYHTACVKRGNDGALILADLPFMAHATPEQAFANCATLMQAGAHMIKLEGAAWLAETIRLLAERGVPVCAHMGLTPQTVNVLGGYKVQGRQEAQARQMRADAIALEQAGAAMLLLECVPSELAAEITQAVSIPVIGIGAGSATDGQVLVLHDMLGLSLSGRVPKFVKNFMAGQPDIESALAAYVTAVKDVSFPASEHGFSA; translated from the coding sequence ATGCCTGAAGTAACCCTGACCACCCTGCATGGCCTGAAGGCCAAGGGTGAAAAAATCACCATGCTGACCTGCTACGACGCGACCTTCGCCAAGGTTGCCAGCCAGGCCGGTGTCGAAGTGTTGCTGGTGGGCGACTCGCTGGGGATGGTCCTGCAGGGCCATGACAGCACGCTGCCTGTCACCACCCAGGAAATGGCCTACCACACTGCCTGCGTCAAGCGTGGCAACGATGGCGCGCTGATTCTGGCCGACCTGCCGTTCATGGCCCACGCCACCCCCGAACAGGCCTTTGCCAACTGCGCCACGCTGATGCAGGCCGGCGCCCACATGATCAAGCTCGAAGGCGCTGCCTGGCTGGCCGAGACCATTCGTCTGCTGGCTGAACGTGGCGTGCCGGTGTGCGCGCACATGGGCCTGACCCCACAAACCGTCAATGTACTGGGCGGTTACAAGGTGCAGGGCCGTCAGGAAGCCCAGGCGCGGCAGATGCGTGCCGACGCCATTGCCCTGGAACAGGCCGGCGCGGCCATGCTGCTGCTGGAGTGCGTACCGAGCGAACTGGCGGCAGAAATCACCCAGGCCGTGAGCATTCCGGTCATCGGCATTGGCGCCGGTAGCGCGACCGACGGCCAGGTGCTGGTCCTGCACGACATGCTTGGCCTGTCGCTGAGCGGCCGGGTGCCGAAGTTCGTGAAAAACTTCATGGCCGGCCAGCCGGACATCGAAAGCGCCCTCGCCGCCTACGTGACGGCGGTCAAGGACGTAAGCTTCCCTGCCAGCGAACACGGGTTCAGCGCATGA
- the panC gene encoding pantoate--beta-alanine ligase: MNTVKTVRELRAAVGRARGEGKRIAFVPTMGNLHSGHAALVTKAAQRADFVVASIFVNPLQFGANEDLATYPRTLAADQERLLQAGCNLLFAPTVEEMYPDGMSVQTRVSVPHLSEGLCGASRPGHFEGVATVVSKLFNMVQPDLAVFGEKDFQQLAVIRAMVRDLNMPIQIIGEPTVRADDGLALSSRNGYLTPEQRVTAPALYRTLQHIGAAIGRGQRDFAALVADGQAQLTAAGFRPDYLEVRHAVSLRPAMIDDRDLVVIAAAYLGNTRLIDNLYLHVEDKTA; the protein is encoded by the coding sequence ATGAACACAGTCAAGACTGTCCGTGAACTGCGCGCCGCCGTTGGCCGCGCGCGTGGCGAAGGCAAGCGCATCGCGTTCGTGCCGACCATGGGCAACCTGCACAGCGGCCATGCCGCGCTGGTGACCAAGGCCGCCCAGCGGGCCGACTTTGTCGTTGCCAGTATCTTCGTCAACCCGCTGCAGTTCGGCGCTAACGAAGACCTCGCCACCTACCCACGTACCCTTGCAGCCGACCAGGAGCGCTTGCTCCAGGCCGGCTGCAACCTGCTGTTCGCGCCAACCGTCGAAGAGATGTACCCCGACGGCATGAGCGTGCAAACCCGGGTCAGCGTCCCCCACCTTTCCGAAGGCCTGTGCGGCGCCAGCCGGCCAGGGCATTTCGAGGGTGTGGCGACAGTGGTCAGCAAGCTGTTCAACATGGTCCAGCCAGACTTGGCCGTGTTCGGCGAAAAAGACTTCCAGCAGCTGGCGGTAATCCGCGCCATGGTGCGCGACCTGAACATGCCCATCCAGATCATCGGTGAGCCGACCGTGCGCGCCGACGATGGCCTGGCGCTGTCGTCACGCAATGGTTACCTCACCCCCGAGCAGCGTGTTACCGCACCTGCGCTGTACCGCACCCTGCAGCACATCGGGGCGGCCATTGGCCGTGGCCAGCGTGATTTTGCCGCGCTGGTCGCCGACGGCCAGGCGCAACTGACCGCCGCCGGGTTCCGCCCGGACTACCTGGAAGTGCGCCATGCCGTGAGCCTGCGCCCGGCCATGATCGATGATCGCGACCTGGTGGTGATTGCCGCCGCTTACCTGGGTAACACCCGGTTGATCGACAACCTGTACCTGCACGTGGAAGACAAGACCGCGTAA
- the pgi gene encoding glucose-6-phosphate isomerase, translated as MAYYRTPHDVTALPAWQALQQHRDAMQDFSMREAFAADAKRFDQFSLSSCGLFLDYSKNLITEQSRDLLVNLANEVGLQDAIKSMFSGEIINASEGRPVLHTALRRPVGDKLSVNGVNVMPEVHKVLNQITELVGRIHDGLWRGYSEKPITDVVNIGIGGSFLGPELVSEALLPYAQRGVRCHYLANIDGSEFHELSANLRAETTLFIVSSKSFNTLETLKNAMAARTWYLAQGGSEAELYRHFIAVSSNKAAAVAFGIREENIFPMWDWVGGRYSLWSAIGLPIALAIGTANFKELLSGAYTMDQHFQTAPFDKNMPVLLALLGVWYGNFWGARSHAILPYDHYLRNITKHLQQLDMESNGKSVLQDGSPVHTETGPVIWGGVGCNGQHAYHQLLHQGTHLIPADFIVPVVSFNPVADHHQWLYANCLSQSQALMLGKTRDEAETELRAKGLNEADIEKLAPHKVIPGNRPSNTLVVERISPRRLGALVAMYEHKVFVQSVIWGINAFDQWGVELGKELGKGVYQRLVGSQEDSAEDGSTQGLINYFRGRHRG; from the coding sequence ATGGCGTATTACCGTACTCCCCATGATGTGACGGCCCTGCCCGCCTGGCAGGCGCTTCAGCAACACCGCGACGCCATGCAAGACTTCAGCATGCGTGAAGCCTTCGCCGCCGATGCCAAGCGTTTTGATCAGTTCTCCCTGAGCAGCTGCGGCCTGTTCCTCGACTACTCGAAAAACCTGATCACCGAGCAAAGCCGTGACCTGCTGGTGAACCTGGCCAACGAAGTCGGCCTGCAGGATGCGATCAAGTCGATGTTCAGCGGCGAGATCATCAACGCCTCCGAAGGCCGTCCGGTGCTGCACACCGCCCTGCGCCGCCCGGTGGGCGACAAGCTCAGTGTCAACGGCGTCAACGTGATGCCGGAAGTGCACAAGGTGCTCAACCAGATCACCGAGCTGGTCGGGCGCATCCACGATGGCCTGTGGCGCGGTTACAGCGAAAAGCCGATCACCGACGTGGTCAACATCGGCATCGGCGGCTCGTTCCTCGGCCCGGAACTGGTCTCCGAAGCGCTGCTGCCCTACGCACAACGCGGCGTACGCTGCCATTACCTGGCGAACATCGACGGCAGTGAGTTCCACGAACTGTCGGCCAACCTGCGCGCCGAAACCACCCTGTTCATTGTGTCGTCGAAATCGTTCAACACCCTCGAAACACTGAAGAACGCCATGGCCGCGCGCACCTGGTACCTGGCCCAGGGCGGCTCGGAAGCAGAGCTGTATCGCCACTTCATCGCCGTCTCCAGCAACAAGGCCGCCGCCGTCGCCTTCGGTATCCGTGAAGAGAACATCTTCCCGATGTGGGACTGGGTGGGTGGGCGCTATTCGCTGTGGTCGGCCATCGGCCTGCCGATCGCCTTGGCCATCGGCACCGCCAACTTCAAGGAGCTGCTGTCGGGTGCCTACACCATGGACCAGCACTTCCAGACCGCGCCGTTCGACAAGAACATGCCGGTGCTGCTGGCCCTGCTGGGCGTCTGGTATGGAAACTTCTGGGGCGCCCGCAGCCACGCGATCCTGCCGTACGACCACTACCTGCGCAACATCACCAAGCACCTGCAACAGCTGGACATGGAGTCCAACGGCAAGAGCGTGCTGCAGGACGGCTCGCCGGTGCATACCGAAACCGGCCCGGTGATCTGGGGTGGCGTGGGCTGTAACGGCCAGCACGCCTACCACCAGTTGCTGCACCAGGGTACCCACCTTATTCCTGCTGACTTCATCGTGCCGGTGGTGAGCTTCAACCCGGTGGCCGACCACCATCAGTGGCTGTACGCCAACTGCCTGTCGCAGAGCCAGGCGCTGATGCTCGGCAAAACCCGCGATGAAGCCGAGACCGAGTTGCGCGCCAAAGGCCTGAACGAAGCCGACATCGAAAAGCTGGCCCCGCACAAGGTGATCCCGGGCAACCGCCCGAGCAACACCCTGGTGGTAGAGCGCATCAGCCCACGCCGCCTGGGCGCACTGGTGGCGATGTATGAGCACAAGGTCTTCGTGCAGAGCGTGATCTGGGGCATCAACGCCTTCGACCAATGGGGCGTGGAGCTGGGCAAAGAGCTGGGCAAAGGTGTCTACCAGCGCCTTGTCGGCAGCCAGGAAGACAGCGCCGAAGATGGCTCTACCCAGGGCCTGATCAACTACTTCCGCGGCCGTCACCGCGGTTGA
- the acs gene encoding acetate--CoA ligase, with protein sequence MFDIRDYPQALAVSQSAALTDDDYRRLYRQSVEDPDTFWAEQAKRLDWIKPWSSVQQCDLKTGQARWFDGGQLNVSYNCIDRHLAKRGEQTALLWEGDDPQDAKAITYRELHRQVCRLANALKARGVKKGDRVCIYMPMIPEAAFAMLACTRLGAVHSVVFGGFSPDALRDRILDADCRTVITADEGIRGGKRIPLKVNVDKALANCPNVSSVFVVRRTGGDVAWSEGRDLWYHQVTEHAGDDCPPEPMAAEDPLFILYTSGSTGKPKGVLHTTAGYLLQATMTFKVVFDYREGEVFWCTADVGWVTGHSYIVYGPLANGAISLMFEGVPNYPDTSRFWQVVDKHQVNIFYTAPTALRALMREGSEPLQSTSRKSLRLLGSVGEPINPEAWEWYFEEVGQKRCPIVDTWWQTETGGIMLTPLPSTQRLKPGCATQPMFGVQPVLLDEKGTPIEGPGAGVLAIKASWPGQIRSVYGDHQRMVETYFKPMPGYYFTGDGARRDADGDYWITGRIDDVINVSGHRIGTAEVESALVLHDSVAEAAVVGYPHDLKGQGVYAFVTPMNGVDPSDALKAELLALVSKEIGSFAKPELIQWAPALPKTRSGKIMRRILRKIACNELENLGDTSTLADPSVVQGLIDTRLNH encoded by the coding sequence ATGTTCGATATCCGCGACTACCCCCAGGCCCTGGCCGTCAGCCAGTCCGCCGCCCTCACTGACGACGATTACCGCCGCCTCTACCGCCAATCGGTGGAAGACCCCGACACCTTCTGGGCCGAACAGGCCAAACGCCTGGACTGGATCAAACCCTGGTCGAGCGTGCAACAGTGCGACCTGAAAACCGGCCAGGCACGCTGGTTCGACGGTGGCCAGTTGAACGTGAGCTACAACTGCATCGATCGCCATCTGGCCAAGCGTGGTGAACAGACCGCCCTGCTCTGGGAGGGCGATGACCCGCAAGACGCCAAAGCCATCACCTACCGCGAACTGCACCGCCAGGTCTGCCGCTTGGCCAACGCCCTGAAGGCACGCGGCGTGAAAAAAGGCGACCGGGTGTGTATCTACATGCCGATGATTCCCGAGGCCGCCTTCGCCATGCTCGCCTGCACCCGGCTGGGCGCCGTGCACTCGGTGGTGTTCGGCGGCTTCTCGCCCGATGCCCTGCGTGACCGCATCCTCGATGCCGACTGCCGTACCGTGATCACCGCCGATGAAGGCATCCGCGGTGGCAAGCGTATTCCACTGAAGGTGAACGTCGACAAGGCCCTGGCCAACTGCCCGAATGTCAGCAGCGTATTCGTCGTCCGACGCACGGGGGGTGATGTGGCCTGGAGCGAGGGCCGCGACCTCTGGTATCACCAAGTGACGGAACACGCTGGCGACGACTGCCCACCTGAACCGATGGCGGCCGAAGACCCACTGTTCATCCTCTACACCTCCGGCAGCACCGGCAAACCCAAAGGCGTTCTGCACACCACTGCCGGCTACCTGCTGCAGGCCACCATGACCTTCAAGGTGGTGTTCGATTACCGCGAGGGCGAAGTGTTCTGGTGCACTGCCGATGTAGGCTGGGTCACCGGCCACAGCTATATCGTCTATGGCCCGCTGGCCAATGGCGCGATTTCGCTGATGTTCGAAGGCGTACCCAACTACCCCGACACCTCGCGCTTCTGGCAGGTGGTCGACAAGCATCAGGTCAACATCTTCTACACCGCGCCAACGGCCTTGCGCGCCCTGATGCGCGAAGGCTCCGAGCCCCTCCAGAGCACCTCACGCAAAAGCCTGCGCCTGCTCGGCAGCGTCGGCGAACCGATCAACCCGGAAGCGTGGGAATGGTACTTCGAGGAAGTCGGCCAAAAGCGCTGCCCGATCGTCGATACCTGGTGGCAGACCGAAACCGGCGGCATCATGCTCACGCCCCTGCCCAGCACGCAACGGCTCAAACCGGGTTGCGCGACCCAACCGATGTTCGGCGTACAGCCGGTGCTGCTGGATGAAAAAGGCACCCCCATTGAAGGCCCTGGCGCTGGCGTGCTGGCCATCAAAGCCAGCTGGCCCGGGCAGATTCGCAGCGTTTATGGTGACCACCAGCGCATGGTCGAAACCTACTTCAAACCCATGCCCGGCTACTACTTCACCGGCGACGGCGCACGCCGCGATGCCGACGGCGACTACTGGATCACCGGGCGCATCGACGACGTGATCAACGTCTCCGGCCACCGCATCGGCACCGCTGAAGTGGAAAGCGCGCTGGTGTTGCACGACAGCGTCGCCGAAGCCGCAGTGGTCGGCTACCCCCATGACCTCAAGGGCCAGGGCGTGTATGCCTTTGTCACCCCCATGAACGGCGTCGACCCAAGCGACGCGCTCAAGGCCGAACTGCTGGCCTTGGTCAGCAAAGAAATCGGCAGCTTCGCCAAACCGGAACTGATCCAGTGGGCACCGGCGCTGCCCAAAACCCGCTCGGGCAAGATCATGCGGCGTATACTGCGCAAAATCGCCTGCAACGAGCTGGAAAACCTGGGCGATACCTCGACCCTGGCCGACCCGAGTGTGGTTCAGGGCTTGATCGACACACGTCTCAACCATTAG
- a CDS encoding oxygenase MpaB family protein, with product MEALRRRIETQVMSLTGLALGQLDLESPKGDPGLFGPQSISWQVHGDFPSMLVGGISALMLQLLHPLALAGVWDHSNFRQDLLGRLRRTSQFISGTTFGSTRDAEWLIEKVRTIHLQVTGTAADGRPYAASDPGLLTWVHVAEVSSFLAAHLRYRNPHLPRAEQDAYYNEIALIAERLGARDVPRSCQQVEDYLRHMRPQLQCDARSHEVVDILLAAPAPSRLAQPVGKLMLNAGIDLLPDWAQAMLGLQHGPLQRRLIRLGLQRTAPVLRWAMRDGSAHRAKRRMGIE from the coding sequence ATGGAAGCCCTTCGCCGCCGCATCGAAACCCAGGTCATGAGCCTTACCGGGCTGGCCCTCGGCCAGCTCGACCTGGAATCGCCCAAGGGCGACCCTGGGCTGTTTGGCCCGCAGAGCATCAGCTGGCAAGTGCACGGCGATTTCCCAAGCATGCTGGTCGGCGGTATCAGTGCCCTCATGCTGCAACTGCTGCACCCGCTGGCGTTGGCCGGCGTGTGGGACCATTCGAACTTTCGCCAAGACCTGCTCGGCCGCTTGCGTCGCACCAGCCAGTTCATCTCCGGCACCACCTTTGGCTCGACCCGCGACGCCGAGTGGCTGATCGAAAAAGTCCGCACCATCCACCTGCAAGTCACCGGCACCGCCGCCGATGGCCGCCCGTATGCCGCCAGTGATCCTGGCTTGCTGACCTGGGTGCATGTGGCCGAAGTCAGCAGCTTCCTCGCGGCCCACCTGCGTTACCGCAACCCGCACCTGCCCCGCGCCGAGCAGGATGCCTACTACAACGAGATTGCCCTGATCGCCGAACGCCTGGGCGCGCGCGATGTGCCGCGCTCCTGCCAGCAGGTCGAGGACTACCTCAGGCACATGCGCCCGCAGCTGCAGTGCGATGCCCGTAGCCATGAGGTGGTCGACATCCTGCTTGCCGCCCCGGCGCCCAGCCGCCTGGCACAACCTGTCGGCAAGCTCATGCTGAACGCCGGCATCGACCTGCTGCCCGACTGGGCCCAAGCCATGCTCGGGCTGCAGCACGGGCCATTGCAGCGGCGCCTGATCCGCCTCGGCCTGCAACGCACTGCACCGGTTTTGCGCTGGGCCATGCGCGATGGTTCGGCGCACCGAGCGAAACGGCGAATGGGCATCGAATGA
- a CDS encoding DUF748 domain-containing protein produces MYKGLIRALGAMVALVALYSLLGFLILPGVALRIANQQLAQYATVPAHLQRIELNPFSLELTLWGLQIGEPGKEQVGFERLYANLALDSVWNGALHLTAVELDKPRSEVLFAKGGQLNLTQLFKLPPSEAKPEQPPSDPFPLRIGSIKLKEGYLHFQDERPSEPIEFLYDNMNLELKNLSTLPDDNADMTLVAKGPYGGQIDWSGTISLSPIASEGTLKVTDGKMKAFWPYVRDAVPLVLEEGVISLDTHYTFNLSKETELLLDNTSVKVAPFAIKAPDGRQLVRLANLEVSDTSIDLAKQKVIVGKIRSDKLETWAALEKDGQLDWQKLFASQPAKATPKEKAEPAAAEPTPAEKAAQAPSKPWQVLLKDVQLRNYNVHLADRSQKEPVALDVGPLNVDLQGFDSLNQSPFTLKLDTGVGKQGKLQAAGQVNLAPVWAKLDVSTRDIDLRVAQAYISPFILLELRSGMLASDLKVDLKSTEPLAFNVTGKAQVNQLHTLDTIKSRDFVKWQQVNVDGLSYVHGDALSIDKVTLLQPYARFIINEDRTTNVNDLLIPQPADAPAAKAAKPASSDKPLGIHIGQIDINDGSANFADLSLTPNFATAVQQLNGQIGTIDNRKPNPAKVDIKGKVDRYAPVTIKGALNPFNPLASLDIATSFKRVELTTLTPYSGKFAGFRIRKGRLNLDLHYLITNGQLKAENKVVVEQLQLGEKVDSPDAVDLPIRLAVALLKDTEGKISIELPVTGDLNNPQFSVMPIVWQTLRNLVLRAAQAPFKFIGGLIAGGDSEDLGTVAFAPGSSELTGDAQSSLDKLASALKERPELRLEIEGTSAQTSDGPLIAQQRLDREYQATWYKILQRRGDKVPANASMLVVDDSDKPAMLEGIYRTRLKQQPPAEWEQLGRDERTAKLREAVIKSWAESAALLRTLGQERASSIKDYLVDKGKLEDDRVYFIDTTLGKAESDGRVITPMHLDAE; encoded by the coding sequence ATGTACAAAGGATTGATTCGCGCCCTCGGCGCCATGGTGGCTCTCGTAGCCCTCTACAGCCTGCTCGGCTTCCTCATTCTCCCCGGTGTCGCACTGCGCATTGCCAATCAGCAATTGGCGCAATATGCCACCGTGCCTGCTCACCTGCAGCGCATCGAGCTCAACCCCTTCAGCCTCGAACTGACCCTGTGGGGCCTGCAAATTGGCGAACCTGGCAAGGAACAGGTCGGCTTCGAGCGGCTTTATGCCAACCTTGCGCTCGACAGCGTGTGGAATGGCGCCTTGCACCTGACGGCGGTAGAGCTCGACAAACCGCGCAGCGAAGTGCTGTTCGCCAAGGGCGGGCAGCTCAACCTGACCCAGTTGTTCAAGCTGCCCCCCAGCGAAGCCAAGCCCGAGCAGCCGCCCAGCGACCCATTCCCGCTGCGCATCGGCAGCATCAAGCTCAAAGAAGGTTACCTGCACTTCCAGGACGAGCGCCCGAGCGAGCCGATCGAGTTTCTGTACGACAACATGAACCTGGAGCTGAAAAACCTCAGCACGCTCCCGGACGACAATGCCGACATGACCCTGGTAGCGAAGGGCCCGTACGGCGGGCAGATCGACTGGAGTGGCACAATCAGCCTTTCGCCCATTGCTTCCGAAGGCACCCTGAAGGTCACCGACGGCAAGATGAAGGCGTTCTGGCCGTATGTGCGTGACGCCGTACCACTGGTGCTGGAAGAAGGCGTCATCAGCCTCGACACTCATTACACCTTCAACCTGTCCAAAGAGACCGAGCTGCTGCTGGACAACACCTCGGTAAAAGTGGCGCCGTTCGCCATCAAGGCTCCGGATGGCCGCCAACTGGTACGCCTGGCCAACCTCGAAGTCAGCGACACCTCTATCGACCTGGCCAAGCAAAAAGTCATCGTCGGCAAGATTCGCAGCGACAAGCTCGAAACCTGGGCCGCGTTGGAAAAAGACGGCCAGCTCGACTGGCAGAAGCTGTTCGCCAGCCAACCGGCCAAGGCCACGCCGAAAGAAAAGGCCGAGCCCGCCGCCGCCGAACCTACGCCTGCAGAAAAAGCCGCCCAAGCGCCGAGCAAGCCGTGGCAAGTGCTGCTCAAGGACGTCCAGCTGCGCAACTACAACGTGCACCTGGCAGACCGTAGCCAGAAAGAACCGGTGGCACTGGATGTCGGCCCGCTCAATGTCGACCTGCAAGGCTTCGACAGCCTCAACCAGTCGCCTTTCACGCTCAAACTCGACACCGGCGTGGGCAAACAAGGCAAATTGCAGGCTGCCGGCCAAGTGAATCTGGCGCCTGTCTGGGCCAAGCTGGATGTCAGCACACGCGACATCGACCTGCGTGTGGCCCAGGCCTACATCAGCCCGTTCATTCTGCTGGAGCTGCGCAGCGGCATGCTTGCCAGCGACCTCAAGGTCGACCTGAAAAGCACCGAGCCACTGGCCTTCAACGTCACCGGCAAGGCCCAGGTCAACCAGTTGCATACCCTCGACACGATCAAGAGCCGCGACTTCGTGAAATGGCAGCAGGTGAACGTCGATGGCCTGTCCTATGTGCACGGTGATGCCCTGTCGATCGACAAGGTGACCTTGCTGCAGCCCTATGCTCGCTTCATCATCAACGAAGACCGCACCACCAACGTCAACGACCTGCTAATACCGCAGCCGGCCGATGCGCCGGCAGCCAAGGCCGCGAAACCGGCCAGCAGCGACAAGCCGTTGGGCATCCATATTGGCCAGATCGACATCAATGACGGCTCGGCCAACTTCGCCGACCTGTCCCTTACGCCCAACTTCGCCACCGCCGTGCAGCAGCTCAACGGCCAGATCGGCACCATCGACAACCGCAAGCCGAACCCGGCCAAGGTGGACATCAAGGGCAAGGTCGACCGCTATGCGCCGGTCACCATCAAAGGCGCGCTCAACCCGTTCAACCCGCTGGCCAGCCTGGATATCGCCACCAGCTTCAAGCGGGTCGAACTGACCACGCTGACGCCCTACTCCGGCAAGTTCGCGGGCTTCCGTATCCGCAAGGGGCGGCTCAACCTCGACCTGCATTACTTGATCACCAACGGCCAGCTCAAGGCCGAGAACAAAGTGGTGGTCGAGCAACTGCAGTTGGGCGAGAAGGTCGACAGCCCAGATGCCGTGGACCTGCCGATCCGCCTGGCGGTCGCGCTGCTCAAGGACACCGAGGGCAAGATTTCCATCGAGTTGCCGGTGACCGGTGACCTCAACAACCCGCAGTTCAGCGTCATGCCGATCGTCTGGCAAACCCTGCGCAACCTGGTGCTGCGCGCGGCCCAGGCACCCTTCAAGTTTATCGGCGGGCTGATTGCTGGCGGGGATTCCGAAGACCTTGGCACTGTCGCGTTCGCCCCGGGCTCGAGTGAGCTCACGGGCGATGCTCAGTCCTCCCTGGACAAACTGGCCTCGGCGCTCAAAGAGCGCCCGGAACTGCGTCTGGAAATCGAAGGCACCAGTGCGCAGACCAGCGACGGCCCGCTGATCGCCCAGCAGCGCCTGGACCGCGAATACCAGGCCACCTGGTACAAGATCCTGCAACGTCGTGGCGACAAGGTGCCTGCCAATGCTTCGATGCTGGTGGTCGACGACAGCGACAAGCCGGCGATGCTCGAAGGCATCTACCGCACCCGCCTGAAGCAGCAACCACCGGCCGAATGGGAACAACTTGGCCGCGACGAGCGCACTGCCAAGCTGCGCGAGGCGGTGATCAAGTCCTGGGCCGAAAGTGCCGCGTTGCTACGCACGCTGGGCCAGGAGCGGGCCAGCAGCATCAAGGACTACCTGGTGGACAAAGGCAAGCTGGAAGATGACCGGGTGTACTTCATCGACACGACCCTGGGCAAGGCCGAGAGTGATGGCCGGGTAATTACACCGATGCACCTGGATGCCGAATGA
- a CDS encoding VOC family protein, with product MSELPERPGRFNGLRHIALLVPNLEECERFYVDVLGMEVLNRANEDLVYLTCGNDNLSLGRGAGAANGLQTLDHYGFIVDSVEELEAWYQYFKAHGVTLLDRPFNHGDGARSFHLLDPAGNKVQPLYHPAVSGQRLV from the coding sequence ATGTCTGAATTGCCTGAACGCCCTGGTCGCTTTAACGGCTTGCGCCACATTGCCTTATTGGTACCCAACCTTGAGGAGTGCGAGCGCTTTTACGTCGACGTGCTGGGCATGGAGGTGCTCAACCGCGCCAATGAAGACCTGGTCTACCTGACCTGCGGTAACGACAACCTGTCATTGGGGCGCGGCGCCGGGGCCGCTAATGGCTTGCAGACGCTCGATCACTACGGCTTCATCGTCGACAGTGTGGAGGAGCTGGAGGCTTGGTATCAGTACTTCAAGGCGCACGGGGTGACCCTGCTGGACCGCCCGTTCAACCACGGTGACGGGGCGCGCAGCTTCCATTTGCTGGACCCGGCGGGGAACAAGGTGCAACCGCTGTATCACCCGGCAGTGTCGGGGCAGCGGCTGGTTTGA
- a CDS encoding putative quinol monooxygenase, translated as MYSLFIKTRVKPGCAEAFLTAIKVNAAASVANEPGCLVFDVSQDRLDPEVIYLYEIYQDDAAYEAHTQTAHFRDSRPLVEPLIAEQDCFESDVIARNPGF; from the coding sequence GTGTATAGCCTGTTTATCAAGACACGCGTGAAGCCCGGTTGCGCCGAGGCTTTTCTGACGGCCATCAAGGTCAATGCCGCTGCATCAGTGGCCAACGAGCCAGGGTGCCTGGTGTTCGACGTCTCCCAGGACCGCCTAGACCCCGAGGTCATCTACCTCTACGAGATCTACCAGGACGACGCCGCCTATGAAGCACACACCCAGACGGCACACTTTCGCGACAGCCGCCCACTGGTTGAGCCGCTGATCGCCGAGCAGGACTGCTTCGAAAGCGATGTAATCGCCCGCAACCCGGGCTTTTGA
- a CDS encoding BON domain-containing protein, whose amino-acid sequence MKKFAIAAATATALTLTMANAAFAQQSTQAPMTLAAGEVTKAKEATSDTWITTKVKADLMTEKGVPGSDIKVETNKGVVSLSSDVAVTDAQKEMAVAIAKKIKGVQAVSADGLKSE is encoded by the coding sequence ATGAAGAAGTTCGCCATTGCTGCCGCTACTGCTACCGCTCTGACCCTGACCATGGCTAATGCGGCATTTGCCCAACAGTCCACCCAGGCCCCTATGACGCTGGCGGCCGGTGAGGTGACCAAAGCCAAGGAAGCTACTTCCGATACTTGGATCACCACCAAGGTGAAGGCTGACCTGATGACCGAGAAAGGTGTACCTGGCAGCGACATCAAGGTTGAAACCAACAAAGGTGTCGTATCGCTGTCCTCTGATGTGGCAGTGACTGACGCGCAGAAAGAGATGGCAGTTGCCATCGCCAAGAAGATCAAAGGTGTTCAGGCCGTTTCGGCTGATGGCCTGAAGTCCGAATAA